A region from the Sutcliffiella horikoshii genome encodes:
- a CDS encoding Gfo/Idh/MocA family protein, translated as MKKLRVGVVGCGSIAKHRHLPEYHANPNVELVALCDVVLERAEQAVETYGGKAYESYQEMIDREELDVVSVCTPNYLHAPVSIYASKAGAHVLCEKPMATSKEEADEMIAAAKASGKKLMIAHNQRFVPSHQKAKQLIESGEVGKIYSFRTAFGHPGPEGWSVDGKDSWFFRKEEAFIGAMGDLGVHKSDLMRYLLGEEIVEVGAFIETSSKENTDVDDTAVCALRTESGIVGTLAASWSYKREDNSTIIYAEKAVLRLEDDPTHSLVVQYATGETVRYELGKIQSNDAGGQTGSHVIDHFVTSILENKEVLVDGNEGKNSLMVILGALESNETKKIVNIQNELN; from the coding sequence ATGAAGAAATTACGAGTTGGAGTAGTAGGATGCGGAAGTATCGCTAAACACCGCCATTTACCGGAGTACCATGCAAACCCAAATGTAGAGCTTGTAGCACTATGTGATGTTGTTTTAGAACGAGCAGAGCAAGCTGTTGAAACATATGGCGGGAAAGCATATGAAAGCTACCAAGAAATGATCGACCGTGAAGAATTGGATGTTGTGAGTGTGTGCACACCGAACTACCTGCATGCCCCTGTATCCATCTATGCTTCCAAAGCTGGAGCGCATGTTTTATGTGAAAAGCCGATGGCAACGTCTAAAGAAGAAGCGGATGAAATGATTGCTGCAGCGAAGGCATCTGGCAAAAAACTGATGATCGCGCACAACCAACGTTTTGTTCCATCCCACCAAAAAGCGAAGCAACTGATCGAAAGCGGCGAAGTAGGGAAAATCTATAGCTTCCGCACAGCATTCGGCCACCCTGGACCAGAAGGCTGGAGTGTAGACGGAAAAGACAGCTGGTTCTTCCGTAAAGAAGAAGCATTTATCGGTGCGATGGGAGACCTTGGTGTCCACAAGTCTGATTTGATGCGTTACCTTTTAGGGGAAGAAATCGTGGAAGTGGGAGCATTCATCGAAACTTCTTCAAAAGAAAACACAGATGTGGATGACACGGCAGTTTGCGCGTTAAGAACGGAAAGCGGAATTGTTGGAACACTTGCTGCTAGCTGGTCTTACAAGCGTGAAGATAACTCGACGATCATCTATGCGGAAAAAGCGGTTCTTCGCCTTGAAGACGATCCGACTCACTCTTTAGTTGTACAATATGCAACTGGTGAAACAGTTCGCTACGAGCTAGGCAAAATCCAAAGCAATGATGCAGGCGGACAAACTGGTTCTCATGTAATTGACCATTTTGTAACAAGCATCCTTGAAAACAAAGAAGTACTTGTAGACGGAAACGAAGGAAAGAACTCCTTGATGGTTATTTTAGGAGCGCTTGAATCCAACGAAACGAAGAAGATTGTCAACATCCAAAACGAATTGAACTAA
- a CDS encoding ThuA domain-containing protein: MIKVTVWNENRHEQTNEKVREVYPEGIHGAIASFLKEEDYEVTTATLDEPEHGLTEEVLNNTDVLLWWGHVAHDDVSDEIVTRVKNRVLDGMGLIVLHSGHFSKIFKTLMGTTCDLKWREADEKERIWVVSPGHPIAEGIGEHIDIEREEMYGEHFDIPDPDELVFVSWFEGGEVFRSGCTYKRGRGKVFYFRPGHETYPTYYHEKVQKVIKNAVNWAKPTTIGDVYYGNAKPLEEIKSK; the protein is encoded by the coding sequence ATGATTAAAGTAACTGTATGGAATGAAAACCGACATGAACAAACAAACGAAAAAGTGAGAGAAGTATATCCAGAAGGTATCCACGGTGCCATCGCATCCTTCCTAAAAGAAGAAGACTACGAAGTAACAACTGCTACATTGGACGAGCCAGAGCACGGACTTACGGAAGAAGTGCTAAATAACACAGACGTTCTTTTATGGTGGGGCCATGTAGCGCATGACGATGTGAGCGATGAGATCGTCACCCGCGTAAAAAATAGAGTACTAGACGGAATGGGATTGATCGTTCTTCACTCTGGTCATTTCTCTAAAATTTTCAAAACATTGATGGGTACAACTTGTGACTTGAAATGGAGAGAAGCAGACGAAAAAGAACGCATCTGGGTAGTATCTCCAGGTCATCCAATCGCAGAAGGAATCGGGGAGCACATCGATATCGAGCGCGAGGAAATGTATGGCGAGCACTTCGATATTCCAGATCCGGACGAGCTAGTGTTTGTAAGCTGGTTTGAGGGCGGAGAGGTTTTCCGCAGCGGTTGCACATACAAGCGCGGAAGAGGGAAAGTATTCTACTTCCGTCCAGGTCATGAAACATACCCGACTTACTATCATGAAAAAGTTCAAAAAGTTATCAAGAATGCCGTTAACTGGGCAAAACCGACAACAATCGGCGATGTATATTACGGAAATGCAAAACCATTAGAAGAAATCAAAAGCAAATAA
- a CDS encoding LacI family DNA-binding transcriptional regulator, translating into MATIKDVAKLAGVAVSTASYALNNVNKVSPATMKKVQEAARELNYFKNGFASDLKRTKTNTIALILRDLSGPFYSELIKGVQEVTMANGYDLIACSSVGGAQSTAAKFLKEKRVDGAIILAHNITNDIVFESAREGFPIVVLDRKLDHEFVYQVEVDNIHGGYAATEYLINKGHREIGYVSGPMNSHDNEMRFDGYMSALKDHGIQYQNKWKLSGDFTREGGYRATKMLIAQRQLPEAIFYANDEMAIGGLQAFKENKISVPEDISIIGYDDIQLAEYVSPPLTTVRQPKYEVGALAVHVVFQALAKEDSVENYYNLSTEIVERKSVK; encoded by the coding sequence GTGGCAACAATCAAAGATGTGGCAAAGCTGGCCGGAGTAGCTGTTTCAACAGCATCCTATGCATTGAATAATGTAAACAAGGTCAGTCCGGCTACGATGAAAAAGGTGCAAGAAGCGGCTAGGGAATTGAACTATTTTAAAAATGGCTTTGCTTCTGATTTAAAAAGAACAAAGACGAATACCATTGCCCTTATTTTAAGGGATCTATCTGGACCATTCTATTCCGAACTCATCAAAGGGGTACAGGAAGTTACCATGGCAAATGGTTATGACCTGATAGCATGCAGCTCTGTTGGTGGTGCACAATCAACGGCAGCCAAATTTTTAAAAGAAAAAAGGGTGGATGGTGCGATCATCCTTGCCCATAATATAACAAATGATATTGTATTTGAATCAGCCCGCGAAGGCTTCCCGATTGTGGTGCTTGACCGAAAACTTGATCATGAGTTTGTGTATCAAGTGGAAGTGGACAATATTCACGGAGGATATGCGGCAACAGAGTACCTGATTAACAAAGGGCATCGCGAAATCGGCTATGTGAGCGGACCAATGAACTCCCATGATAACGAGATGCGTTTTGACGGGTATATGTCTGCTTTAAAGGACCACGGCATCCAATACCAGAACAAATGGAAGCTGTCTGGTGATTTTACGCGTGAAGGCGGCTACCGAGCAACGAAAATGCTGATCGCGCAACGCCAGCTTCCAGAAGCCATCTTCTATGCCAATGATGAGATGGCAATCGGCGGTCTGCAAGCATTTAAAGAGAACAAAATCAGCGTGCCTGAGGATATTTCCATCATTGGTTATGATGATATCCAGCTCGCTGAATATGTGAGTCCGCCTTTGACAACGGTAAGACAGCCGAAGTATGAAGTTGGGGCATTAGCAGTACATGTTGTGTTCCAAGCGTTGGCAAAAGAGGATTCAGTCGAAAATTACTATAATCTTTCTACCGAGATTGTGGAGCGGAAGTCGGTTAAGTAA
- a CDS encoding Gfo/Idh/MocA family protein — MKKVKVGVIGTGTISGIYLEAPTKFSILDIVAVADLNLERAKEKAAEYKVEKVYTVEEMLADPEIEMVINLTIPKAHYEVTLVALEAGKHVFVEKPLTIEVEEGKRLLELAEKKGLRVGCAPDTFLGGALQTCRKLIDEGVIGKPVAATGFMLGAGPEGWHPAPDFYYQKGGGPMFDMGPYYLTAFIHLLGPIKRVTGSTQSAFEKRTVTREEDYGRQIQVETPTHVTGLLDFENGEVGTLITSFDVMGGTQLPCMEIYGTKGTLSVPDPNNFGGAIRVRELGEHDFKEVPLEYGYSDNSRGIGAADMAHAIRAGRPHRANGQMALQVLEVMHAIHESSVEGKHIHIKNDCSRPEILPFGLSQENQDLFKN; from the coding sequence TTGAAAAAAGTGAAAGTTGGAGTCATCGGTACAGGTACGATCAGCGGTATTTATTTAGAAGCGCCAACCAAATTTTCCATCTTGGATATTGTCGCAGTAGCGGACTTGAACCTGGAACGTGCGAAAGAGAAGGCAGCAGAGTATAAAGTGGAGAAAGTTTACACGGTCGAAGAAATGCTAGCAGATCCGGAAATTGAAATGGTCATCAATCTGACCATTCCTAAAGCACATTATGAAGTGACACTTGTTGCACTTGAAGCGGGCAAGCACGTATTTGTTGAAAAACCACTGACGATAGAAGTAGAAGAAGGGAAAAGACTTTTAGAACTCGCTGAGAAAAAAGGGCTCCGTGTTGGTTGTGCCCCGGATACCTTCCTTGGCGGTGCGCTGCAAACCTGCCGCAAACTAATCGATGAAGGCGTTATTGGCAAGCCTGTTGCAGCTACAGGTTTCATGCTTGGGGCCGGTCCTGAAGGCTGGCATCCTGCACCTGACTTCTACTACCAGAAGGGCGGCGGGCCGATGTTTGATATGGGCCCTTATTATTTAACGGCTTTCATCCACCTTTTGGGACCAATTAAACGAGTGACAGGCTCGACCCAATCTGCTTTTGAAAAGCGGACCGTAACAAGAGAAGAAGATTACGGACGCCAAATCCAAGTGGAAACACCAACACATGTCACAGGCTTGCTTGATTTTGAAAATGGAGAGGTAGGAACATTAATTACAAGTTTTGATGTGATGGGCGGTACACAGCTTCCTTGCATGGAAATCTACGGCACAAAAGGAACATTAAGTGTTCCTGATCCGAATAATTTTGGCGGTGCAATTCGGGTCCGAGAACTTGGGGAGCACGATTTTAAGGAAGTTCCACTGGAGTACGGTTACTCTGATAACAGCAGAGGGATTGGTGCGGCTGATATGGCACATGCAATCAGAGCCGGCAGACCTCACAGAGCAAATGGACAGATGGCCTTGCAGGTTCTAGAGGTAATGCATGCCATCCACGAGTCTTCTGTGGAGGGAAAACATATTCACATAAAAAATGATTGTTCGCGCCCGGAAATCCTGCCTTTTGGATTGAGTCAGGAAAATCAGGATTTGTTTAAAAATTAA
- a CDS encoding GH36-type glycosyl hydrolase domain-containing protein: MQTTTANQKINIEAGNVRFTFLNSGDLFEATHKEIMINQWMSNPIDGALNNLYLRVHGENGIQAYPLLGVKSTSNTSNSQNEIKWAGTVAEIAYSVNFRLSEKGIWFWDVNVNGTGQTIDIVYGQDVGIGSKGLVRTNESYLSQYIDHTVFEDKQNGYVVCSRQNQPQPGGFPYLQQGSLTKAVGYSTDGFQFFGLSYKETNEPEVLTKETLANEIYQYEFAYTGLQSEKVVLDGQKSFVFYGLFKENHQEAVTELEFTEEVAQAWEEVKGLSSDTSEELEKVSANANLSGVLSGTSFTKEELDKYFPVRQQEEWEGDTLLSFFTDTYEHIVLKEKELIVERPHGHIIMSGNNDKMTENIITSTSYMYGIFNSQLVVGNTSFHKMMTNARNALNVMKTSGQRIYVEVEGQYNLLTMPTLFEIGFNYARWYYKTADDVIVVTNYTVVDSPDIQLEVTSENGKNYRYLVTNQISMNNNELVVSYDMKQDGKVLTFTAVEGSDSKLVYPDLAYKLTVEGADFTVSDETKLAEGTTPGSASLVVLETEATVSWTMTVQGLLHGEEREFATPDFATEVERYRAFFEKVMNGFKLSLGSESKEELEKMNATAWWYTHNMLVHYSVPHGLEQYGGAAWGTRDVCQGPTEYFMATQNYESVKEIIKKVYTHQYEDTGNWPQWFMFDQYNRIQSEESHGDIIVWPLKVLSDYLTITKDYSILEEKVPYTVRGAFHFTEEKATVLEHAKKEIQYIKDHFLHDTFLSSYGDGDWDDTLQPANAQLKQYMVSSWTVSLTYQVLNTLSKALEEVLTDEAADLKALAKGIEIDFNKYMLASEVIPGFVYMEDQDKPELMVHPEDTKTGIHYRLLPMTRSMISELLTPEQAKAHFELIKKELYCPDGVRLMNRPANYAGGVSTHFKRAEQAANFGREIGLQYVHAHIRYVEAMAKLGKTDEVWRGLNTINPINIQKAVPNAERRQSNAYFSSSDGQFNDRYEAQEQFGKLRDGTVKVKGGWRIYSSGPGIYMNQLISNCLGIRFQAGDLVVDPVLPADLDGLHFTYKVNGHDVQFVYQLGQEQKEVRVNGTVVVGAKVSNRYRDGGFVISKEELNQLLLAGENKIEVFI; this comes from the coding sequence ATGCAAACAACAACAGCCAATCAAAAGATCAATATAGAAGCCGGAAATGTTCGCTTTACTTTCCTAAACAGCGGAGACCTCTTCGAAGCAACACACAAAGAAATCATGATCAACCAATGGATGTCCAACCCAATCGACGGTGCACTGAACAACCTATACCTTCGCGTTCACGGTGAAAACGGCATCCAAGCTTACCCGCTTCTAGGCGTAAAATCAACCAGCAACACGAGCAATTCCCAAAACGAAATCAAATGGGCAGGAACAGTTGCAGAGATCGCCTATTCCGTAAACTTCCGTCTATCAGAAAAAGGTATCTGGTTCTGGGATGTAAACGTAAATGGCACCGGTCAAACAATCGATATCGTTTACGGCCAAGACGTTGGAATCGGAAGCAAAGGACTTGTACGCACAAACGAATCCTACCTGTCTCAATACATCGACCACACCGTATTTGAAGACAAGCAAAATGGCTATGTTGTCTGCTCCCGTCAAAACCAGCCACAACCTGGAGGTTTTCCATACCTGCAGCAAGGTTCCCTGACAAAAGCAGTAGGTTACTCAACAGACGGTTTCCAATTCTTTGGTCTTTCCTACAAAGAAACAAACGAGCCGGAAGTGTTGACAAAAGAAACGCTTGCCAATGAAATCTATCAATATGAATTTGCTTATACAGGATTGCAATCGGAAAAGGTTGTGCTTGATGGACAAAAAAGCTTCGTATTTTATGGCCTTTTCAAAGAAAACCACCAGGAAGCTGTAACAGAGCTTGAGTTTACAGAGGAGGTAGCGCAGGCTTGGGAGGAAGTGAAGGGGCTGTCTTCTGACACTTCTGAAGAGCTGGAGAAAGTTAGTGCTAACGCCAACCTATCCGGAGTGCTTTCCGGAACTTCTTTTACAAAAGAAGAACTGGATAAATACTTCCCGGTTCGCCAGCAAGAAGAATGGGAAGGGGACACATTGCTATCTTTCTTCACCGATACGTATGAGCATATCGTGTTAAAAGAAAAAGAGCTTATCGTCGAGCGTCCGCACGGCCATATCATCATGTCAGGCAATAATGACAAAATGACGGAAAACATCATCACCTCCACTTCTTATATGTACGGAATCTTCAACTCGCAGCTTGTGGTGGGCAACACTTCTTTCCATAAGATGATGACAAATGCCCGTAATGCATTAAATGTCATGAAAACTTCCGGACAGCGTATCTATGTGGAAGTGGAAGGACAGTACAACCTATTAACGATGCCTACTTTGTTTGAAATCGGCTTTAACTATGCTCGCTGGTACTACAAAACGGCAGATGATGTGATTGTGGTAACAAACTATACGGTAGTAGATTCTCCTGACATTCAATTAGAGGTAACGTCTGAAAACGGCAAAAACTATCGCTACCTTGTTACAAATCAAATCTCCATGAACAACAATGAGCTGGTTGTTTCTTATGATATGAAACAGGACGGCAAAGTGCTGACGTTCACAGCGGTGGAAGGGTCTGACAGCAAACTTGTTTACCCTGACCTGGCTTATAAACTGACTGTGGAAGGCGCGGACTTTACTGTTAGCGACGAAACAAAGCTTGCAGAAGGAACGACTCCTGGATCTGCTTCCCTTGTCGTATTGGAAACAGAAGCAACAGTGAGCTGGACGATGACGGTTCAAGGCTTGTTACACGGGGAAGAGAGGGAATTTGCGACTCCGGACTTTGCTACAGAGGTAGAGCGTTACCGTGCATTTTTTGAAAAAGTGATGAACGGATTCAAGTTGTCATTGGGCAGCGAAAGCAAGGAAGAGCTAGAAAAAATGAATGCCACTGCATGGTGGTACACACACAACATGCTTGTTCACTACTCTGTGCCACATGGCCTTGAGCAGTACGGTGGAGCGGCATGGGGAACGCGTGATGTATGCCAGGGGCCGACGGAATACTTCATGGCAACGCAAAACTACGAAAGCGTGAAGGAAATCATCAAAAAAGTGTACACTCACCAATATGAGGATACAGGGAACTGGCCGCAATGGTTCATGTTCGATCAATACAATCGTATCCAAAGTGAAGAAAGCCATGGAGATATCATCGTTTGGCCATTAAAAGTGTTAAGTGATTATCTGACCATTACAAAGGACTACTCTATTTTAGAAGAAAAGGTTCCTTACACTGTTCGTGGTGCTTTCCATTTCACAGAAGAAAAAGCTACTGTGTTGGAACATGCGAAAAAAGAAATTCAATACATTAAGGATCACTTCTTACATGATACATTCCTATCCTCCTATGGGGATGGAGACTGGGATGACACGCTTCAGCCGGCAAATGCACAGTTAAAGCAATACATGGTATCGAGCTGGACCGTTTCCTTAACCTATCAAGTATTGAACACACTTTCCAAAGCACTTGAGGAAGTATTGACAGATGAAGCAGCAGACCTGAAGGCATTAGCAAAAGGCATTGAAATTGATTTTAACAAATACATGCTTGCATCTGAAGTGATTCCTGGTTTCGTCTACATGGAAGATCAGGACAAACCGGAATTGATGGTACACCCTGAAGATACGAAAACAGGCATTCATTATCGTTTGCTGCCGATGACTCGTAGCATGATCAGTGAACTATTGACACCAGAACAAGCGAAAGCACATTTTGAGCTGATTAAGAAAGAGTTGTACTGCCCTGACGGCGTACGCCTTATGAACCGTCCGGCAAACTATGCAGGTGGTGTCAGCACTCACTTTAAGCGTGCAGAACAAGCCGCAAACTTCGGCCGCGAAATCGGACTTCAATATGTGCATGCACATATCCGCTATGTGGAAGCAATGGCCAAGCTTGGGAAGACGGATGAAGTATGGAGAGGTTTGAATACCATCAATCCAATCAATATTCAAAAGGCGGTGCCAAACGCGGAACGCCGTCAAAGCAACGCCTACTTCAGTTCTTCTGACGGACAGTTCAACGACCGTTACGAAGCACAAGAACAATTCGGCAAGCTGCGCGATGGCACTGTAAAAGTAAAAGGCGGCTGGAGAATTTACTCTAGCGGACCGGGAATCTACATGAACCAATTGATTTCCAACTGCCTGGGTATCCGTTTCCAAGCTGGAGACCTTGTAGTGGATCCTGTACTACCAGCAGATCTTGACGGGCTGCATTTTACCTATAAAGTAAATGGACATGATGTTCAGTTTGTTTACCAGTTAGGTCAAGAACAGAAGGAAGTCCGTGTAAATGGCACAGTAGTTGTTGGAGCTAAAGTTTCCAACCGCTATCGTGATGGAGGATTTGTCATCAGCAAGGAAGAGTTAAACCAGCTTCTGCTTGCAGGTGAAAATAAGATCGAGGTATTTATCTAA
- a CDS encoding glycoside hydrolase family 3 N-terminal domain-containing protein: protein MAKNMESLLEQMTLEEKIAQLMQLATFFYKGAAGDGEITGPLEDMGISNDVVQNSGSVLGASGAWEVANIQREHLAENRLGIPLLMMADIVHGFKTIFPVPLAIGCSWDTELAEKSAEIAAKEASVSGVHVTFAPMVDLVRDPRWGRVMESTGEDPYLNSVFAKAFVRGFQGEDLTNDTYRVAACVKHFAAYGAPEGGRDYNTVNMSERQLRESYLPAYKAALDEGCEMVMTAFNTVDGIPASGNKKLMRDLLREEWGFDGVMISDWGAVKELIPHGVAEDEREAALKGLEAGVDIEMMTACYAKNLGDLVESGELSETLIDESVLRILNLKNKLGLFENPYRGTSEELEKEVIMSEEHRQVAKELAIKSSVLLKNDQVLPLNKEQRIALIGPFAKNGDVLGPWSWQGSKEAAVQVYDGLLAKTSETNLLVAQGSDIETITEEQLTKAVETAKEADVIVLALGEASEMSGEGGCRADIRLPEAQLKLVAKIRELGKPVVTVLFNGRPLDLHGVIAESDVLLEAWYPGTEAGSAVADLLFGEANPSGRLTMSFPYSVGQVPVYYNCFNTGRPQGENKQERYVTHYLDIPNEPLLPFGYGLSYTTFAYSDVSLSAESLTEDSSIDVTVNITNTGERAGEETVQFYIRDLSGEIVRPLKELKGYEKVWLEPSETKQITFTITEDQLRYYHSDLTFQSDKGKFHAMIGPNSNELTIKEFVLNK, encoded by the coding sequence ATGGCTAAAAACATGGAAAGTCTACTAGAACAAATGACGTTAGAGGAAAAAATAGCCCAGCTCATGCAATTGGCAACATTCTTCTATAAAGGGGCAGCAGGGGATGGAGAAATTACCGGTCCTCTTGAAGATATGGGAATCTCAAATGACGTGGTGCAAAACAGCGGCTCCGTTCTTGGTGCATCAGGAGCATGGGAAGTTGCCAATATTCAACGAGAGCATCTTGCAGAAAACCGGTTAGGAATTCCTCTACTGATGATGGCAGATATTGTCCACGGATTTAAAACCATCTTTCCTGTACCTCTTGCAATTGGTTGTTCATGGGATACAGAACTTGCCGAAAAGAGTGCAGAAATTGCCGCAAAAGAAGCATCTGTCTCTGGTGTTCATGTCACGTTTGCACCGATGGTCGATTTAGTAAGAGATCCAAGGTGGGGGCGAGTGATGGAATCAACCGGGGAAGATCCTTATCTGAACAGTGTCTTTGCCAAGGCCTTTGTTCGAGGCTTCCAAGGAGAGGACTTGACCAATGACACTTACCGTGTTGCAGCGTGCGTCAAACACTTTGCAGCATACGGCGCACCAGAAGGAGGCCGTGATTATAATACCGTCAACATGTCAGAAAGACAGCTTCGCGAGTCCTATTTGCCAGCTTACAAAGCTGCACTTGATGAAGGCTGTGAGATGGTCATGACTGCTTTTAACACGGTCGACGGCATTCCTGCATCGGGAAACAAAAAGCTGATGAGAGATTTGCTGCGCGAGGAATGGGGCTTTGACGGTGTCATGATCTCCGACTGGGGCGCAGTAAAAGAATTGATTCCACATGGTGTTGCAGAAGACGAAAGAGAAGCGGCCCTAAAAGGTCTTGAGGCAGGGGTGGACATCGAAATGATGACAGCCTGTTATGCAAAAAATCTTGGAGACCTTGTAGAGAGCGGCGAACTTTCGGAAACGCTGATCGATGAATCGGTCTTACGTATTCTCAACCTGAAAAACAAACTTGGACTTTTTGAAAATCCATACCGCGGTACGAGCGAAGAACTAGAAAAAGAAGTCATCATGTCAGAGGAACACCGCCAAGTGGCAAAAGAACTTGCCATCAAATCTAGTGTTCTTTTAAAAAATGACCAGGTTCTACCGTTGAATAAAGAACAAAGAATCGCATTAATCGGACCCTTTGCGAAAAATGGGGACGTGCTTGGTCCTTGGTCCTGGCAAGGTTCAAAGGAAGCCGCAGTACAGGTATATGACGGACTGCTTGCAAAAACATCTGAAACGAACCTTTTGGTTGCACAGGGATCTGACATCGAAACGATTACAGAAGAGCAGCTCACAAAAGCTGTGGAAACAGCAAAAGAAGCAGATGTCATCGTCCTTGCACTTGGGGAAGCATCTGAAATGAGCGGAGAAGGTGGTTGCCGAGCAGACATCCGCCTGCCGGAAGCACAATTAAAGCTTGTAGCGAAAATAAGGGAGCTCGGAAAACCTGTCGTGACGGTTCTTTTCAATGGTCGTCCGTTAGATTTACATGGAGTGATTGCTGAATCCGATGTATTGCTTGAAGCATGGTATCCGGGAACCGAAGCCGGTTCAGCCGTTGCAGACCTGTTGTTCGGAGAGGCGAACCCTTCTGGAAGACTTACGATGAGTTTCCCTTATTCTGTCGGACAGGTGCCGGTCTACTACAACTGTTTCAACACGGGACGCCCCCAAGGCGAAAACAAGCAGGAACGCTATGTCACGCATTATCTTGATATCCCAAATGAGCCTTTATTGCCATTTGGATATGGATTAAGCTATACCACCTTTGCTTACAGCGATGTGAGCCTATCAGCAGAGAGTTTAACAGAAGACTCCAGCATCGATGTGACAGTCAACATAACGAACACAGGTGAGCGTGCCGGTGAAGAAACGGTTCAGTTCTATATCCGTGACCTCTCAGGCGAAATCGTCCGCCCGCTTAAAGAACTAAAAGGCTATGAAAAAGTATGGCTAGAGCCTAGTGAAACAAAACAAATTACCTTCACCATCACAGAAGATCAGCTCCGTTACTACCATTCGGACCTGACCTTCCAAAGCGACAAAGGCAAATTCCACGCCATGATCGGCCCGAACAGCAACGAATTGACGATAAAAGAGTTCGTTTTGAATAAGTAG
- a CDS encoding carbohydrate ABC transporter permease, producing the protein MASESLTNRKPKGTGIVTRLKKLAFGMKGNDGLLYKLFIYGLLIGIGFVYLFPLLYMISYSLKSLDDILNPLVNWIPTQLYLDNYQSAYAVLKFLPTLLESLYVTAIPAIVQTAVCAVVGYGFARFAFPFKRTMFVLVLATFIIPPQVTVIPRYVFFNEIGILGSIQAFLFPALLGQGINSAIFILIFYQFFKMMPKALEEAAQLDGAGYLRIFLTLALPMAAPAIIISFLFSFVWYWNETYLAAIYFGNSLTTLPLELQKFVATYQQMYPQSGGEASEINEGINMAGTVMTILPMLVVYAITQRWFVEGVDRSGIAGE; encoded by the coding sequence ATGGCAAGCGAATCGCTGACTAACCGCAAACCAAAAGGGACAGGCATCGTGACCAGGTTGAAAAAGCTCGCTTTCGGAATGAAAGGGAACGACGGCCTTCTATATAAGCTATTCATTTACGGCTTGTTGATCGGAATTGGCTTTGTATACTTATTCCCGCTGCTTTATATGATATCTTATAGTTTGAAAAGTTTAGATGACATTTTAAATCCGCTAGTAAACTGGATCCCGACGCAACTTTATCTGGATAACTATCAATCTGCTTATGCGGTATTGAAGTTCCTGCCTACTTTATTGGAATCGCTATATGTGACAGCCATTCCTGCCATCGTTCAAACGGCAGTATGTGCGGTGGTTGGTTATGGGTTTGCACGCTTTGCCTTTCCATTCAAACGAACCATGTTTGTGCTGGTATTGGCGACGTTCATCATTCCTCCTCAAGTGACGGTCATCCCTCGTTATGTATTTTTTAACGAGATTGGTATTCTGGGAAGCATTCAGGCTTTCTTGTTCCCAGCCTTACTTGGACAAGGAATCAATAGTGCAATCTTTATCTTGATTTTCTATCAATTCTTTAAAATGATGCCAAAAGCGCTTGAAGAAGCAGCTCAGTTAGATGGAGCGGGATATTTACGTATTTTCTTGACGCTGGCGCTTCCGATGGCTGCACCTGCAATCATCATTTCGTTCTTGTTCTCCTTCGTTTGGTACTGGAATGAAACATATTTGGCAGCGATCTATTTTGGTAACTCATTAACAACCTTACCGCTCGAGCTCCAAAAGTTCGTAGCAACCTATCAACAGATGTACCCGCAAAGTGGCGGGGAGGCATCTGAAATAAATGAAGGTATCAATATGGCAGGTACGGTTATGACGATTCTGCCGATGCTTGTTGTCTATGCAATCACGCAACGCTGGTTTGTCGAAGGTGTTGACCGCTCTGGTATAGCAGGGGAATAA